The following coding sequences lie in one Populus trichocarpa isolate Nisqually-1 chromosome 14, P.trichocarpa_v4.1, whole genome shotgun sequence genomic window:
- the LOC7455682 gene encoding thiamine-repressible mitochondrial transport protein THI74 isoform X1, whose product MEKGKAWRWVRGLVYIFSVANIWIAASFVVQSVVDAGVSPFLVTYICNSLFVIYIPMVEIGRYLEDSYGSLLFWRNKKRSSLEELRESEQAILLGDGYLGVKADELNPSVIMEDGISSLNEKAVHSNLDSVSNELERTLPVQADEDVNKGVDEKGRWTRARVAKVSLLICPFWFLAQLTFNLSLKYTSVTSNTILSSVSSLFTFVVSLVFLGEKFTWVKLLSVLFCMAGTIIVSLGDSETGLSAVSSKPLLGDILALVSAGLYAVYITLIRLKLPDNDGKSGHASMAQFLGYLGLFNVIIFLPVALVLDLTNLEPLCKLTWKQFGLIVGKGLLDNVLSDYLWAKAVLLTTTTVATAGLSIQVPLAAIVDSFIGNAPRLMDGLGALAVLIGFVGINIPSDAFSRSKGASIELENENVRSTDQDRVSLPQTTVGIS is encoded by the exons ATGGAGAAAGGTAAGGCTTGGAGATGGGTTAGGGGTTTGGTATACATATTTTCTGTTGCAAATATATGGATAGCAGCTAGTTTTGTGGTTCAATCTGTTGTAGATGCTGGTGTTTCGCCATTTCTGGTCACGTACATTTGCAATTCGTTGTTTGTGATTTACATTCCGATGGTTGAAATTGGACGCTATTTGGAGGATTCTTATGGTAGTTTACTGTTCTGGAGGAATAAAAAGAGGAGCTCTTTGGAAGAACTGAGAGAGTCAGAGCAGGCCATTCTTCTTGGAGATGGTTATTTGGGGGTAAAAGCAGATGAGTTGAATCCATCTGTGATTATGGAAGATGGCATAAGTAGTCTTAATGAGAAAGCTGTTCATTCAAATCTGGATTCTGTATCAAATGAGCTTGAAAGGACCTTGCCTGTGCAAGCAGATGAAGATGTTAATAAAGGAGTTGATGAAAAGGGGCGATGGACACGTGCTAGGGTGGCAAAGGTTAGCCTGCTTATCTGCCCATTTTGGTTTTTGGCACAGCTGACTTTCAATCTATCATTGAAGTATACATCTGTAACA TCAAATACCATTTTAAGCAGTGTTTCCAGCCTTTTCACCTTTGTggtctctctagtgtttctggGTGAAAAGTTCACTTGGGTGAAGCTTTTAAGTGTTCTTTTCTGCATGGCTGGTACTATAATCGTCAGTTTGGGCGACTCAGAAACTGGTTTAAGTGCAGTTTCTTCGAAACCTCTTCTTGGAGACATTCTAGCTCTGGTCTCAGCTGGCTTGTATGCTGTGTATATTACACTTATTCGCCTGAAGTTGCCTGACAATGATGGAAAAAGCGGACATGCCAGTATGGCACAGTTCCTTGGATACCTAGGGCTTTTCAACGTCATCATTTTCCTTCCAGTTGCCCTCGTTCTTGATCTCACCAATCTAGAGCCTTTATGTAAGCTGACATGGAAGCAGTTTGGTTTAATTGTTGGCAAAG GTTTGTTGGATAACGTGCTGAGTGACTATTTATGGGCTAAGGCTGTCCTTTTGACGACCACTACGGTAGCAACAGCTGGTCTTTCAATTCAGGTTCCATTGGCAGCTATTGTGGATTCCTTTATCGGCAATGCCCCTCGTCTCATGGATGGCCTTGGAGCTTTAGCTGTATTGATTGGCTTTGTTGGAATCAACATTCCTTCTGATGCTTTTAGCAGATCAAAAGGAGCCAGTATTGAACTAGAAAACGAAAATGTCAGATCCACTGATCAAGATCGCGTATCACTCCCCCAAACCACAGTTGGCATCTCATAA
- the LOC7463420 gene encoding methyl-CpG-binding domain protein 4-like protein, with translation MEGGAEKKRRRESKKKKDFECDGKAGGHGRPVEVSASVMGLFSEFAFTGCSGETGQASSPASSTRPSIKKVEREEEAQKKKRKRSPRLTAAQMRDVAYLRRRPNNRWIPPKSPHELLQENHYHDPWRVLVICMLLNCTSGGQVRPILNDFFTLCPDAKTTTNVDQNEIAQLTRSLGFKNTRAEKIKRLSEIYLQEDWTHVTFLPGVGKYAADAYAIFCTGRWDRVVPEDHMLTRYWEFLRKGRWIIE, from the exons ATGGAGGGTGGGgcagaaaagaagagaagaagggaaagtaagaagaaaaaggatttCGAGTGTGATGGCAAAGCAGGAGGTCATGGACGGCCGGTAGAAGTCAGTGCTAGTGTGATGGGGTTGTTTTCTGAATTCGCCTTTACAGGTTGTTCAGGGGAGACAGGGCAAGCTTCCTCCCCCGCCTCCTCCACTCGACCTTCCATCAAGAAAGTCGAAAGGGAAGAAGAAGctcagaagaagaagaggaagagatcACCCAGGCTCACTGCTGCTCAAATGCGTGATGTGGCATACCTCAGGAGACGACCCAACAACCGTTGGATTCCGCCCAAATCGCCTCATGAGCTTCTTCAAGAGAATCATTACCATGACCCTTGGAGAGTTCTCGTCATTTGTATGCTATTAAACTGCACATCGGGTGGCCAG GTCAGACCAATTTTAAATGACTTCTTCACCCTATGTCCTGATGCAAAGACCACCACCAATGTTGACCAGAACGAGATTGCCCAGCTAACACGCAGTTTAGGTTTCAAAAACACGAGGGCTGAGAAGATAAAACGCCTTTCTGAGATTTACTTGCAAGAGGACTGGACCCATGTCACCTTTCTTCCTGGTGTTGGAAA GTATGCCGCTGATGCCTATGCAATATTCTGCACAGGGAGGTGGGACAGGGTGGTGCCAGAGGATCACATGTTGACTAGGTACTGGGAATTCCTTCGCAAGGGTAGATGGATCATAGAATAG
- the LOC7455682 gene encoding uncharacterized transporter C405.03c isoform X2: MEKGKAWRWVRGLVYIFSVANIWIAASFVVQSVVDAGVSPFLVTYICNSLFVIYIPMVEIGRYLEDSYGSLLFWRNKKRSSLEELRESEQAILLGDGYLGVKADELNPSVIMEDGISSLNEKAVHSNLDSVSNELERTLPVQADEDVNKGVDEKGRWTRARVAKSNTILSSVSSLFTFVVSLVFLGEKFTWVKLLSVLFCMAGTIIVSLGDSETGLSAVSSKPLLGDILALVSAGLYAVYITLIRLKLPDNDGKSGHASMAQFLGYLGLFNVIIFLPVALVLDLTNLEPLCKLTWKQFGLIVGKGLLDNVLSDYLWAKAVLLTTTTVATAGLSIQVPLAAIVDSFIGNAPRLMDGLGALAVLIGFVGINIPSDAFSRSKGASIELENENVRSTDQDRVSLPQTTVGIS; the protein is encoded by the exons ATGGAGAAAGGTAAGGCTTGGAGATGGGTTAGGGGTTTGGTATACATATTTTCTGTTGCAAATATATGGATAGCAGCTAGTTTTGTGGTTCAATCTGTTGTAGATGCTGGTGTTTCGCCATTTCTGGTCACGTACATTTGCAATTCGTTGTTTGTGATTTACATTCCGATGGTTGAAATTGGACGCTATTTGGAGGATTCTTATGGTAGTTTACTGTTCTGGAGGAATAAAAAGAGGAGCTCTTTGGAAGAACTGAGAGAGTCAGAGCAGGCCATTCTTCTTGGAGATGGTTATTTGGGGGTAAAAGCAGATGAGTTGAATCCATCTGTGATTATGGAAGATGGCATAAGTAGTCTTAATGAGAAAGCTGTTCATTCAAATCTGGATTCTGTATCAAATGAGCTTGAAAGGACCTTGCCTGTGCAAGCAGATGAAGATGTTAATAAAGGAGTTGATGAAAAGGGGCGATGGACACGTGCTAGGGTGGCAAAG TCAAATACCATTTTAAGCAGTGTTTCCAGCCTTTTCACCTTTGTggtctctctagtgtttctggGTGAAAAGTTCACTTGGGTGAAGCTTTTAAGTGTTCTTTTCTGCATGGCTGGTACTATAATCGTCAGTTTGGGCGACTCAGAAACTGGTTTAAGTGCAGTTTCTTCGAAACCTCTTCTTGGAGACATTCTAGCTCTGGTCTCAGCTGGCTTGTATGCTGTGTATATTACACTTATTCGCCTGAAGTTGCCTGACAATGATGGAAAAAGCGGACATGCCAGTATGGCACAGTTCCTTGGATACCTAGGGCTTTTCAACGTCATCATTTTCCTTCCAGTTGCCCTCGTTCTTGATCTCACCAATCTAGAGCCTTTATGTAAGCTGACATGGAAGCAGTTTGGTTTAATTGTTGGCAAAG GTTTGTTGGATAACGTGCTGAGTGACTATTTATGGGCTAAGGCTGTCCTTTTGACGACCACTACGGTAGCAACAGCTGGTCTTTCAATTCAGGTTCCATTGGCAGCTATTGTGGATTCCTTTATCGGCAATGCCCCTCGTCTCATGGATGGCCTTGGAGCTTTAGCTGTATTGATTGGCTTTGTTGGAATCAACATTCCTTCTGATGCTTTTAGCAGATCAAAAGGAGCCAGTATTGAACTAGAAAACGAAAATGTCAGATCCACTGATCAAGATCGCGTATCACTCCCCCAAACCACAGTTGGCATCTCATAA